The following coding sequences are from one Nicotiana tabacum cultivar K326 chromosome 1, ASM71507v2, whole genome shotgun sequence window:
- the LOC142162577 gene encoding uncharacterized protein LOC142162577: protein MAAPLNFEEGQSTYRPPRFNGQYYGWWKTRMHDFIMAEDFELWDVIFDGPFVPMKVVGEGTKTIPKTRKEYNGGDRKAIEKNFKAKKILVCGIGQDEYNRISACESAKEIWEALQMVHEGTTQVK, encoded by the coding sequence ATGGCTGCTCCACTAAActttgaggaaggacaatcaacatATAGACCCCCAAGATTTAACGGCCAATACTATGGTTGGTGGAAAACAAGAATGCATGACTTCATAATGGCTGAGGACTTCGAGCTTTGGGATGTGATTTTTGATGGTCCGTTTGTCCCTATGAAGGTTGTTGGAGAGGGAACAAAGACTAttccaaaaacaagaaaagaatacAATGGTGGTGATCGAAAAGCTATTGAGAAGAACTTcaaggcaaagaagattcttgTGTGTGGTATTGGACAAGACGAGTATAATCGTATCTCAGCATGTGAATCTGCCAAGGAAATCTGGGAAGCTCTTCAAATGGTTCACGAGGGAACTACTCAGGTAAAGTAG